The genomic DNA AACTGCCGATGTTCTTCCTCGGCATGGTCGGTATCGACAAGATGGAGGCCAAGTCGCACGGCACCGCCACCGCAGGCTACACCGATGTGGAAGTCAGCCTCGTGCTCGACGTCACCGGCTCCATGGGCTCCAACAACAAGCTGCCCAACCTGAAAACCGCCGCGAAGGAATTTGTCGACACCGTGCTGGACCCAAACCAGCCCGGCTCGGTCTCGCTCAGCCTCGTGCCCTATTCCGCCCAGGTGAACATCGGTGCCGAGATGATCGGCGAACTCAACGTGCCGCTCTCCCACCCCCATTCCTACTGCGTGGATTTTGAGGCGGCCGACTTCACCAGCGCCAGCGTATCGCTCACCAAGCAATACGACCACATGCAGCACTTCCAATACTACAGCTCGGCCTCCACCCCGATCGACAACCCCGGCTGCGTTCAGCAAAGCTACGAGCAGGTCACGCCCTTCTCGCAAAACCGGGCCGCCCTCAAGGGCCAGATCGACCAGTTTCAGGCCCGCGCCAACACCGCCATCCACCTCGGCATGAAGTGGGGCGTGGCCCTGCTCGACCCCTCGATGCAGCCGGTGATCCAAACGCTCGCCGCCTCCGGCCACGCCGATGCCGCCTTTGCCAACCGGCCCTATTCCTACAGCCGCGCCAACACGCAAAAGATCGTCGTGCTGATGACCGATGGCGAAAACGTCAACACCGTGCGCCTCAAGCCCCAGCATTACGACTCGGGCGATGAGATCGAGCGCTGGTACCAGCACTCCGTTGTCGCCTACGCGTCCAGCAAAGGCCAGAACTGGCAGAACTACGTCGAAACCCGCTACAGCTCTTCCACCGCCGATACGATGCTCGGCAACATCTGCGACGCCGCCAAGGCGCAGGGCATCACTGTCTATACCATCGGCTTCGAAGTGAGCACCCACAGCGGCAACGTGATGCGCAACTGCGCCACCACTCCGGCCCACTACTTCGATGTGAGCGGCACCGAAATCTCCGATGCCTTCGCCGCCATCGCACGTAACATCAGCACGCTCCGTCTCACCAACTGACGGCCCCCAACCGCAACCCGGGGGCTGGAGGATGCGAAAGATGATGAAGCAAGATCCGCACCCGCTGCCGAAGCCCGCTTCGGCCACGCCTGCCAGCGCCTCGGCGCAGGGGCTGCAGGTCGCTCGGGGGGGCGGTGGCCGGGGAGCTGGGCTGGGGGGCCCGCACCCCGGCCATCAGCGCCCAGCCCGCCGCGCCGCGCCTCAATTGCAAAGGTTAATTCCTGATTTGAGACGGGGTTTCGCCCCATTTTCGACACCCTCATACCGGCAAATGCCCCAGCGCGACCTGCGTTTGATGAAGGGCACACTGCCCGGAACGGCACAGGTCTTGCGGCAAATGCAAAGGACCAGCCGGTATGGCCCAGATGAAAAATCTGATCACTGCGGGGGCGGAGAAAGAACAAGCGCAGAAGGGGGCAATCGGCCGCCTGAAACGCTTTGCCGAGGAGACCGAGGGCAACCTCATCCTCTTCGCGCTCTTCCTGCTCGTCTGCATGTGCATGGCCGTCGGAATCGGTATTGATGTCATGCGCTTCGAGATGACACGAACCAAGCTGCAGAACACCCTCGACAGGGCCGTTCTCGCAGCCGCCGACATGGACCAGACGCTGGACCCCGAGGAAGTCGTCGCCGATTACTTCTCCCGCGCCGGTCTCGGCGACTTCAACATCGACGTCACCGTTGATGAGGGTCTGAACTACCGCAACGTTCAGGCCACCACCGAAGCCGAGATCAAAACGCTGCTGATGCGCATGGTGGGCGTCAAGACATTCACCGCACCAGCTTCGGGCACCGCCGAAGAACGTGTGTCCAACGTCGAAATCTCCCTCGTCCTCGATATCTCGGGTTCGATGGGCTCGAACCACAAGATCAACAACCTGCGCAGCGCCGCCAAGGACTTTGTGGATTCAGTCGTCGTCGATGACGCTGATGGCCAGATCTCGCTCAGCCTCGTGCCCTACACCGCCCAGGTCAACGCTGGCCCCAACATCTTCAACCAGCTCCAGAAAAACAACAACGGCCGCCACAGCTACTCCCACTGCATCGACTTCGATTCCTCGGACTTCGACACCACGACGATCTCGATGACGAAGAACTACCAGCAGATGCAGCACTTCGAGTGGTCGAGCGAAAACTACCGCCCGATCCGCAACCCCGGCTGCCCGATGCGGGACTACGAGCGTATCGTGGCCCTGAGCAAGAACACCGCGGAGCTGAAAGACACCATCGACGACTACCGCGCCCGCGCCAACACCGCGATCCACATCGGCATGAAGTGGGGCACCGCCCTGCTCGACCCTTCGATGCGCACGATCGTGAACAACCTGCGCGCCGCCAACGTGGTGGATGATGCCTTCATCGACCGTCCCGCCGACTACGACGACGACGAGACCCTCAAGGTCGTGGTGCTGATGACCGACGGCGAAAACGTGGATACCTACCGGATTCAGAGCTGGGCCTATAACTCCAACTCCGAATATGCCCACTGGGACAAATATCCGCTGTGGTACTACCTCTACCGCTACGTGAACTCGCGCAACCGCTCGCAGTATTACTACCGCAAGTACTCGGCCAGCCAGGCTGACACGATGCTCGACAACATCTGCACCGCCGCCAAGAGCGCCGGGATCACCGTGTTCACCATTGGCTTTGAAGTCACCAACCACTCTGCCGGCGTGATGCAAGACTGCGCCTCCTCGCCCTCCCACTTCTTCCGGGTGGAAGGCACCGAGATCTCCGAGGCCTTCTCGGCCATCGCACGGCAAATCAACCAGCTGCGTCTGCTCAACTGATGGGGGCCCTGATGCCGACAGACCAAATGCACAAGCCGGAGCGGCGACCTCGCCGCATCCCGGGCGGGCCCGCGAGCAAACTCGCGGCCCGTCTGCTCCGCTTCCGTCGCCGTGAAGAGGGCAACACCACGATCGAATTCGTGATCCTCTTCCCGATCTTCATCATTATTTTCATGTCCTGTTTCGAACTGGGCATGCTGATGACCCGGCAGGTGATGCTGGAGCGTGCGCTCGACCTTTCGGTTCGCGATTTGCGCCTTGGCCACTGGAAGCCCCCCACGCATGACGAGCTGAAAAAGGCCCTCTGCGACCGCGCGGGCGTCATTCCCGATTGCTTGAACTCAATGCTGATCGAGCTGCAACCGGTGTCGAAGACAACCTGGACGCCCCTTCCCCCACAGGCCACCTGCGTTGACAAGTCTGCCCCGATCCAGCCGGTGACCACCTTCAACGGTGGCAATGAAAACCAAATGATGATCGTGCGCGCCTGCGCTGTCACGAAGCCTTGGTTCGTCGCAACGGCGCTCGGTCTGAAACTGCCTTTGGTCGATGGGGAGAATTACGCAATCGTGTCTTCCTCGGCCTTCGTTAATGAACCCGGCGCAGGAGGCTGATGCCATGCTGACCACTCTTCGCACATTCCGTGCCCGTCTCGCGGCCTTCGCCGTGGACGCGCGCGGATCGCTCTCGGTCGAGGCCGCGCTGATCCTGCCGCTGCTCTGCTGGTTCTACGTGGCCAGTTTCGTCTGGTTCGATGCCTTCCGCACCCAGAACTCCAACCTCAAGGCAACCTACACCCTTGCCGATATGCTGAGCCGCGAGACGGATCCCGTGTCCGAGCCCTACCTCAAGGGCCTCAACACCGTGTACGACTATCTCACCACCACCCGGCACCCCACCTACATCCGGGTGACCGTGGTCAAATGCACCGACAACGACGGTGACGAAATCGACGATTGCCTGACCGACTCGCGCAATCTTCAGGTCGATTGGTCCTATGCCACCACAGGTCGCTCTAAGCTCACCAATGCCACGCTTGCCGACTATGAAGACAATATCCCACTGATGCCGAAAGGCGATCAGGTGATCTTGCTCGAAACCTTCATGGCCTACGAGCCGCTGTTCAACGCGGGCATTCCCGCCTCGAGTTTCGAAAACTTCGTCATCACCCGCCCGCGCTTTGCACCGCAGCTCTGTTACCAGACCTGTAGCTGATCCCGGGCAAAATGCTAAGCGAACGGGCGGTTAACCCCGCCCGTTTTGCATTTATGCATAGGTATGGAATGTGCATAGGTTGTGCATAGGATGTTGCCCATGCAATTCCGGGGTTAACGCCCCTCGTCGCCACCCTCGTCCGGGCGTTCCTGCAAAGCGCGTTCAGCCATCCCGGCCTCGATGAATTGCGCCATCGCCTTGCCCGCCGCAGGGTGCACAACGCCGCCAATGGCCACCGTGCGCCCGCGCACCCACCACAAGCCCGGACCCCATCCAAACGGTTGTTTTTTCTGCATTTTCAGCACGAAGCCGCCCGCGGGTTTCAAGGCAAAGGCGCCGCGTTCAACCTTGGTGACGTCTTCCAACCGCGCCAGCACGCGCCCGTCTTCCAGCGCCAGCACCCCGTCCTGAAGCACCAAGCCGCCCTCGGTCGCCTGCCACAGCCACACGCCCATGGCCACCACAAGCCCCCCAAACACCACCAAAAGCCCCCGCCCCCAAAGCGGCCCTTCGCCTGAAAATCCCATTTTGAACAGGACGATAGCCAGCAGTGCAAACATGGCTGCGGCGAAGATGCGGCGCAGGAGCGAGGCCCCGATGCGGAAGTCTGGTTGCTCTGTCATGCCCTCTCATAGCAGCCCCTTGGCGCGGCGCAATCCTGTGCGCAAATGCACGCGCTGCAGTCCGCAAGCGCATATCTGCGCTTATTGCGACAATGCCCCCCGCGCCCTATCTTTAGCCGTGAAAGGAGACTTCCATGTCCATCCGCCCCGTCACCGAACTCCGCCCCGCCCAAGCCACTCTGGAGGGCGCCGGCGTCAAGCTGCACCGTGCCTTCGGGTTCCATAACCCCAAGGAACTAGACCCTTTTCTGCTTTTCGACGACTTCCGCAACGAGCGGCCAGAAGACTTCATCAAGGGCTTCCCCTGGCACCCGCATCGTGGCATCGAGACAATCACCTACGTGCTCGCGGGCACCGTCGAACACGGTGACAGCCTCGGCAATCGCGGCGTTCTCGGCCCGGGTTCGATCCAGCTGATGACCGCCGGATCGGGGATCATGCACCAGGAAATGCCCTCCGGAAACAACAAGGGCCAGATGCACGGCTTCCAGCTCTGGGGCAACCTGCCCGCCTCGCTGAAGATGACAGCCCCCCGCTACCAAGACATCGAGGGCACGGAACTGCCTGAAATCATTGACGATGACGGCACCCGCATCAAGGTCGTGATCGGTGACTATCGCGGCTACAAGAGCCCTGTCGACGGCATCGCCGCCGATCCTCAGTATCTCGACATTTCCGTGCCCGCCGGGGTGCGCAAATCCTTCAAGGTCGACACCTATCGCCGCGCCTTCGCCTATGTTTTCGAAGGCGATGGCCGCTTTGCCGACGCCTCCGCGCCGGGTGGGGTGTTGCTTGAAAAAGAGGTGATGGGCGAGGAGGTGAACATCCGTGACCTTTCGGGTGACCGAACCCTCGTGCGTTTCGGCACGGGCGACGAAGTGACTGTTCAGGCAGGCGAAAATGGCATCCGCTTCCTGCTCATCTCCGGCGCGCCGATCGAGGAGCCGGTGGCTTGGCATGGGCCGATCGTGATGAACCGCCCCGAAGAGTTGCAGCAGGCGATGGCCGATCTCCGCAATGGCACTTTCGTCAAACCGGCGCACTAACGTGAGGCGGGACACGTCCCGCCTTACCTGCCGTTTAACGCAGAATTAACCGGCGGGCTGGATACTGGCGCAACCTAGCAAAAGGATCACGCCCCCTTCACAGCCCGCCGCACCATGTTCCAGTAAATCCGCTCTACGCGGTCCTGGCTCAAGCGTCCGCCTTCGCGATACCACGTGTTCACACCGTTGAGCATGGCGATCACCGCCATTGAGGCCAGCCGCGTGTCGGGAATCTGAAACACACCCTTCTCCTGGCCGTCGACCAGAACGGCCTCCACCGCGTCTTCATAGCGTCGGCGCAGCTTGGAAATTGCCTTGTGGTTCTCAGGCTCAAGGTTGCGCAACTCCATGTAATTGATGAAGACACCATCCTTGCGGCTGAGGTTGTAGCCGATGTGAAAGCGCACAATCCATTCCAGCCGTTCACCCGGGCTGCCATCGGGCATTTCGCCTAGCCCGGCGAGAACCTCGTTCATGTGATCGCGCATCAGATCAAACAAAAGCGCTTGCTTATCAGGGGTATAGGTATAAAGCGCTCCAGCCTGCACCCCCACCTCGCGCGCAATCTGGCGCATCGAAACGGCGGCATAGCCATATTGTGCAAACAGCCGAAGGGCCGCCTCGCGCACCTTCGGCCCCGTGATTTCTGCGTGTGAACCCGTTTTTCTCGCCATGCCCGCCAGCAAACCCTGAACGGCCGTTCAATTCAAGCGCGGATGTTAGCGCCCACATCCCGCTTCCCTCCCCTTCCCGCGCCCGATACTCTGCCCGCCATGAGCCGCGCCGCCCTTCTCCTTTGCCTTGCCCTCGCAGGCTGCACCCAGTTCCCCGAGCTGGATGCGGTGGTGAGCGCTTCGGCCAAATCCGCCGCCTACCCCCGGCTGCAACCGCTGGATAGCGTGCTCGCCCGCGCCAATTCCTCCACCAACGACCCCGACGCCGTGCGCGGA from Oceanicola sp. D3 includes the following:
- a CDS encoding TadE/TadG family type IV pilus assembly protein; protein product: MKNLITAGAEKEQAQKGAIGRLKRFAEETEGNLILFALFLLVCMCMAVGIGIDVMRFEMTRTKLQNTLDRAVLAAADMDQTLDPEEVVADYFSRAGLGDFNIDVTVDEGLNYRNVQATTEAEIKTLLMRMVGVKTFTAPASGTAEERVSNVEISLVLDISGSMGSNHKINNLRSAAKDFVDSVVVDDADGQISLSLVPYTAQVNAGPNIFNQLQKNNNGRHSYSHCIDFDSSDFDTTTISMTKNYQQMQHFEWSSENYRPIRNPGCPMRDYERIVALSKNTAELKDTIDDYRARANTAIHIGMKWGTALLDPSMRTIVNNLRAANVVDDAFIDRPADYDDDETLKVVVLMTDGENVDTYRIQSWAYNSNSEYAHWDKYPLWYYLYRYVNSRNRSQYYYRKYSASQADTMLDNICTAAKSAGITVFTIGFEVTNHSAGVMQDCASSPSHFFRVEGTEISEAFSAIARQINQLRLLN
- a CDS encoding TadE/TadG family type IV pilus assembly protein, which translates into the protein MLTTLRTFRARLAAFAVDARGSLSVEAALILPLLCWFYVASFVWFDAFRTQNSNLKATYTLADMLSRETDPVSEPYLKGLNTVYDYLTTTRHPTYIRVTVVKCTDNDGDEIDDCLTDSRNLQVDWSYATTGRSKLTNATLADYEDNIPLMPKGDQVILLETFMAYEPLFNAGIPASSFENFVITRPRFAPQLCYQTCS
- a CDS encoding TadE/TadG family type IV pilus assembly protein; translation: MTKIQNSSRFDRLDRFAREEDGGLIIFSLFLFVCMMLAVGIGIDVMRTEMARTRLQNTADSAVLAAASMEQSMDPHTVVQDYFEKAGLADNLEGITVTQGANYKTVSANTNTKLPMFFLGMVGIDKMEAKSHGTATAGYTDVEVSLVLDVTGSMGSNNKLPNLKTAAKEFVDTVLDPNQPGSVSLSLVPYSAQVNIGAEMIGELNVPLSHPHSYCVDFEAADFTSASVSLTKQYDHMQHFQYYSSASTPIDNPGCVQQSYEQVTPFSQNRAALKGQIDQFQARANTAIHLGMKWGVALLDPSMQPVIQTLAASGHADAAFANRPYSYSRANTQKIVVLMTDGENVNTVRLKPQHYDSGDEIERWYQHSVVAYASSKGQNWQNYVETRYSSSTADTMLGNICDAAKAQGITVYTIGFEVSTHSGNVMRNCATTPAHYFDVSGTEISDAFAAIARNISTLRLTN
- a CDS encoding TetR/AcrR family transcriptional regulator; the encoded protein is MARKTGSHAEITGPKVREAALRLFAQYGYAAVSMRQIAREVGVQAGALYTYTPDKQALLFDLMRDHMNEVLAGLGEMPDGSPGERLEWIVRFHIGYNLSRKDGVFINYMELRNLEPENHKAISKLRRRYEDAVEAVLVDGQEKGVFQIPDTRLASMAVIAMLNGVNTWYREGGRLSQDRVERIYWNMVRRAVKGA
- a CDS encoding TadE/TadG family type IV pilus assembly protein → MGALMPTDQMHKPERRPRRIPGGPASKLAARLLRFRRREEGNTTIEFVILFPIFIIIFMSCFELGMLMTRQVMLERALDLSVRDLRLGHWKPPTHDELKKALCDRAGVIPDCLNSMLIELQPVSKTTWTPLPPQATCVDKSAPIQPVTTFNGGNENQMMIVRACAVTKPWFVATALGLKLPLVDGENYAIVSSSAFVNEPGAGG
- a CDS encoding pirin family protein, which codes for MSIRPVTELRPAQATLEGAGVKLHRAFGFHNPKELDPFLLFDDFRNERPEDFIKGFPWHPHRGIETITYVLAGTVEHGDSLGNRGVLGPGSIQLMTAGSGIMHQEMPSGNNKGQMHGFQLWGNLPASLKMTAPRYQDIEGTELPEIIDDDGTRIKVVIGDYRGYKSPVDGIAADPQYLDISVPAGVRKSFKVDTYRRAFAYVFEGDGRFADASAPGGVLLEKEVMGEEVNIRDLSGDRTLVRFGTGDEVTVQAGENGIRFLLISGAPIEEPVAWHGPIVMNRPEELQQAMADLRNGTFVKPAH